In Haloarcula sp. H-GB4, a single genomic region encodes these proteins:
- a CDS encoding SWIM zinc finger family protein — MHPLQVLTFSTRVAKRAQYERFDIRPVGSGFQIRNESHANPADHEYFVRMDGSVPQACTCPADERFDGACKHRVAIAIRRPKGNQTRRSSQVRARLRGDGGSSLDSDTGEGAPTDGTNRLTDDSNADECEDCLPEFPCWDCYQRGRRDFS, encoded by the coding sequence ATGCACCCACTCCAAGTACTCACGTTTTCGACGCGAGTCGCAAAGCGCGCACAGTACGAACGGTTCGACATCAGGCCAGTCGGAAGCGGGTTCCAGATTCGCAACGAAAGTCATGCGAACCCGGCCGATCACGAGTATTTCGTCAGGATGGATGGGTCAGTTCCCCAAGCGTGTACCTGTCCAGCCGACGAACGATTTGACGGCGCGTGCAAACACCGAGTCGCAATCGCTATCCGACGGCCAAAAGGGAACCAAACACGCCGCAGCTCTCAGGTTCGGGCCCGTCTCAGAGGCGACGGTGGATCCTCATTGGATTCGGACACTGGGGAGGGGGCTCCCACAGATGGCACAAACCGCCTTACTGACGACTCCAACGCTGACGAGTGCGAGGACTGTCTTCCGGAATTTCCCTGTTGGGACTGCTATCAACGAGGTCGGCGAGACTTTTCGTAA